One Candidatus Bathyarchaeota archaeon DNA segment encodes these proteins:
- a CDS encoding protein-L-isoaspartate O-methyltransferase — MVLNQDFSELRKRLVESLKREGIIKTREVMEAMLAVPREEFIPEELRSEAYMDYPLPIGYGKTISAPHMVAIMNEALKLKPGLKVLEVGAGSGYHAATIAEIVAPKKENFPKGHVYTIEIVPELAKFAEKNLRKLSYNDYVTVIIGDGSLGYENEAPYDRILVTAAASKIPEPLIKQLKNGGILIIPVGSFYGYQSLLSVKKTIEGKISIEDLGGCAFVPLLGKHGFHIM, encoded by the coding sequence ATGGTTTTAAATCAAGATTTTTCAGAGTTAAGAAAACGTCTTGTAGAATCTTTAAAAAGAGAAGGGATTATAAAAACTAGGGAAGTAATGGAGGCTATGCTAGCGGTTCCAAGAGAAGAATTTATTCCTGAAGAGTTAAGAAGTGAAGCATACATGGATTATCCTTTACCTATAGGATATGGAAAAACAATAAGCGCACCGCATATGGTAGCTATAATGAATGAAGCTTTAAAGCTAAAGCCTGGGTTAAAAGTTTTAGAAGTGGGAGCTGGAAGCGGATATCATGCAGCTACAATAGCTGAAATTGTAGCACCTAAAAAAGAAAACTTTCCAAAAGGTCACGTTTACACTATAGAAATAGTTCCAGAGTTAGCTAAATTCGCTGAAAAAAACCTAAGAAAACTAAGCTATAATGATTATGTAACAGTTATTATTGGTGATGGTTCACTAGGATATGAAAACGAAGCTCCCTATGATAGAATACTAGTTACAGCAGCTGCCTCAAAAATCCCTGAACCTTTAATAAAACAACTTAAAAATGGAGGAATTTTAATTATTCCTGTTGGAAGCTTTTACGGTTATCAGTCCCTTCTTTCTGTAAAAAAAACTATAGAGGGGAAAATTTCTATTGAAGATTTAGGAGGATGCGCTTTTGTTCCGCTGCTTGGAAAGCATGGGTTTCACATTATGTGA
- the fen gene encoding flap endonuclease-1: protein MGVNLGDLISKKKITFDDLRGRVVAIDAYNALYQFLTIIRSVSGEPLMDSHGRVTSHLSGLLYRTSNLLEKGVKPVYVFDGKPPALKEVELKRRLEIKEEAIIKYEEAVKKGAFEEARKYAQISAKLKDEMVEEAKQLLNLLGVPWVQAPSEGEAQAAYIAIKNDAWCASSQDYDSLLFGAPRLVRNLAISGKRKLPKKNVYVEVELELIELNKILEELKLTREQLIDLAILIGTDYNPEGVKGIGPKTALKLIKEYGKLEAIKLEKIPENFFEIRELFLKPKVEEQYVVKWSKPNIDGVIQFLCRERDFSESRVKTALEKMALGLTQEKRTLESFFG, encoded by the coding sequence TTGGGAGTTAATTTAGGAGATTTAATTTCTAAAAAGAAAATAACTTTTGATGATCTTAGAGGTAGAGTTGTAGCTATTGACGCTTATAATGCGCTTTACCAATTTCTCACAATTATTAGAAGCGTTTCAGGTGAACCTTTAATGGATAGCCATGGAAGAGTAACCAGCCATTTAAGCGGGTTGCTTTATAGAACATCAAACTTACTTGAGAAAGGCGTTAAACCTGTTTACGTTTTTGATGGTAAACCCCCAGCTTTAAAGGAAGTGGAGTTAAAGCGAAGATTAGAAATTAAAGAAGAAGCTATAATAAAATATGAGGAAGCTGTTAAAAAAGGAGCTTTTGAAGAGGCTAGAAAATACGCTCAAATAAGCGCTAAGCTTAAAGATGAAATGGTTGAAGAGGCTAAGCAGTTATTAAATTTGCTTGGGGTACCATGGGTTCAAGCCCCTTCAGAAGGGGAAGCTCAAGCTGCTTATATAGCTATTAAAAACGATGCTTGGTGCGCCTCAAGCCAAGATTACGATTCTCTACTTTTCGGTGCTCCTAGGCTTGTTAGAAATTTAGCAATAAGCGGTAAAAGAAAGCTTCCTAAAAAAAATGTTTATGTTGAAGTTGAGCTTGAGCTTATTGAATTGAATAAGATTCTTGAGGAGCTTAAGTTAACAAGAGAACAGCTAATTGATTTAGCGATATTAATAGGGACAGATTATAACCCTGAAGGAGTAAAAGGGATAGGCCCTAAAACAGCTTTAAAGCTTATTAAGGAATATGGGAAACTTGAAGCTATTAAGCTTGAAAAGATTCCAGAAAACTTTTTTGAAATTAGAGAATTGTTTTTAAAACCTAAAGTGGAAGAGCAATACGTAGTAAAATGGAGTAAACCTAATATAGATGGGGTAATTCAATTTCTATGCCGTGAAAGAGATTTTTCAGAAAGCAGGGTTAAAACCGCTCTTGAAAAAATGGCTCTAGGTTTAACTCAAGAAAAAAGAACGTTAGAATCCTTCTTTGGTTAA
- a CDS encoding preprotein translocase subunit TatC, translating into MSKRGEPLEEKKMTFMEHTVELFQRLKIILIAVFGLGIFVGFFPLDITKFFAGFFGFWPSSIEYTPLVSLIFERLKKDLLPKEASLIAGSFLDTAYVYLMLSILIGVVLSSPIIAYELYKFFNPALYQHERKLAAKIILSFVGLFFMGGFLCYKAILPITFKILMWFIKSAGALPLININDFVQMILVLIIGVGLLYTSPIYITLLVQKGVMSSEYLTKNRKFIYGAFIIIAAIVTPDPTIVSDIILLMPFIVLYEVTVFICKHIEKKSFKEGNALINR; encoded by the coding sequence ATGAGCAAAAGGGGGGAACCTTTAGAAGAGAAAAAAATGACTTTTATGGAGCATACTGTAGAGCTTTTTCAAAGGCTTAAAATAATTCTTATCGCTGTTTTTGGGTTAGGAATTTTTGTTGGTTTTTTTCCTTTAGATATCACAAAGTTTTTTGCAGGTTTTTTTGGTTTTTGGCCTTCCAGCATCGAGTATACACCTTTAGTTTCATTAATTTTTGAAAGATTAAAAAAAGATCTTCTTCCTAAAGAAGCTTCATTAATAGCTGGAAGCTTCTTGGATACTGCTTATGTTTACCTTATGCTTTCAATTTTGATTGGAGTTGTTTTAAGCTCGCCAATTATAGCTTATGAGCTTTATAAATTTTTTAATCCAGCTTTATATCAGCATGAACGTAAACTAGCTGCAAAAATAATTTTATCTTTTGTTGGATTGTTTTTTATGGGAGGTTTTCTATGCTATAAAGCTATTTTACCAATAACCTTTAAAATTTTAATGTGGTTTATTAAAAGCGCAGGTGCTCTTCCATTAATTAACATTAATGACTTCGTTCAAATGATTTTAGTGTTAATTATTGGTGTTGGATTACTTTATACATCACCCATTTATATTACTCTTTTAGTTCAAAAAGGCGTTATGAGCAGTGAATATTTAACTAAAAATAGAAAGTTTATTTATGGAGCCTTTATAATTATAGCTGCTATAGTAACTCCTGACCCAACTATAGTTAGTGATATAATTCTTCTTATGCCTTTTATTGTGCTTTATGAAGTAACCGTTTTTATATGCAAGCATATAGAGAAAAAAAGTTTTAAAGAGGGTAATGCTTTAATAAATCGTTAA
- a CDS encoding DUF371 domain-containing protein, with product MRVYEYISAYGHKKILATHKSTFEITKDEKLSYKGNCIIAVRADKSIFDLSKDFKELAKSNEALIKVELEADELKETVYGRGSENLSFLHPKDLVFRKSNYICDRTLMILANKAALDLSREFIEKLKNPNQKIKVTLIVEV from the coding sequence TTGAGGGTTTACGAGTATATTTCAGCTTATGGCCATAAAAAAATTCTTGCAACTCATAAATCAACATTTGAAATTACGAAAGATGAAAAATTAAGTTATAAAGGAAACTGTATTATAGCTGTTCGAGCTGATAAAAGTATTTTTGATTTATCAAAAGATTTTAAAGAATTAGCTAAATCTAATGAAGCTTTGATAAAAGTTGAATTAGAAGCTGATGAATTAAAAGAAACAGTTTATGGAAGAGGAAGCGAAAATTTATCTTTTCTTCACCCTAAAGATTTAGTTTTTAGAAAAAGCAATTATATATGCGATAGAACTTTAATGATTCTCGCTAATAAAGCTGCATTAGATTTATCAAGAGAGTTTATTGAAAAACTGAAGAATCCAAATCAAAAAATTAAAGTAACTCTTATAGTGGAGGTTTAA
- a CDS encoding twin-arginine translocase TatA/TatE family subunit — protein MPFIGPWEIALIILIVLILFGPKKLPELAKSVGQAIREYKRASEGMLEGLSPASTAKPLPPQENPVQSVVEEKEKKALIEAAKKLGIETEGKTIEQISEEIMKKAEENK, from the coding sequence ATGCCATTTATTGGTCCTTGGGAAATAGCCTTAATTATCTTAATAGTTTTAATATTATTTGGTCCAAAGAAGCTTCCTGAATTAGCTAAATCCGTTGGACAAGCTATAAGAGAATATAAACGAGCTTCAGAAGGCATGCTGGAGGGGCTTTCACCAGCTTCAACCGCTAAGCCTTTACCACCACAAGAGAACCCTGTTCAAAGCGTTGTTGAAGAAAAAGAAAAGAAAGCTCTTATAGAAGCAGCTAAAAAGCTTGGAATAGAAACTGAAGGAAAAACCATAGAGCAAATATCTGAAGAAATAATGAAGAAAGCTGAAGAAAACAAGTGA
- a CDS encoding asparagine synthetase B, whose translation MGGVSIVISSKKQNILKIFEMMESLKHRGSFFGVALKNEVFTSKKIKELKLKELKAETIIGYNFFNEPRLNAPQPIKIDDYIYIFEGEIFLDEKIINAENFPKIESKKDLIDFLSVNDGAYVFTLLLNNELLIARDPLGLKPLYYWGNKDFHVLASEKKALWQIGVKKPKVFPPGVIAEFKNGKLFFKKFKKLVYPKVEFNSSDKAAEKISNLLLASIKKRSLDLKEAAVAFSGGIDSSLIAYILNKLGVKVELFTVGIKERFDCTIVKKAAEELNLPLEIQLFTIDELKKIVKKVLWIIEEPNLMKLDVGIPVFWVSNLASQKGFKKIFFGQGADELFGGYRKFATILIEEGSAACFKALFQSVAKAYKENYERDEKIAAYNKIALRLPYTDWNLINYAVKLPIELKIKNEDLRKIVLREAAKLLGLPKNLIEAKKKAIQYETGVHKSLIKILKPNLKNRLNQLFNDLLKHYPL comes from the coding sequence ATGGGCGGAGTCTCAATAGTAATTTCAAGCAAAAAACAAAATATTTTAAAAATTTTTGAAATGATGGAAAGCTTAAAGCATAGAGGAAGCTTTTTTGGGGTAGCATTAAAAAACGAGGTTTTTACCTCAAAAAAAATAAAAGAATTAAAATTAAAGGAATTAAAAGCTGAAACAATTATAGGATATAACTTTTTTAATGAACCTAGATTAAACGCTCCTCAACCAATAAAAATTGACGATTATATTTACATTTTCGAGGGAGAAATTTTCTTAGATGAAAAAATAATTAATGCTGAAAATTTCCCTAAAATCGAATCGAAAAAAGATTTAATAGATTTTTTAAGCGTAAATGACGGTGCATATGTTTTTACGCTTCTTTTAAATAATGAATTGCTTATAGCTAGAGACCCTTTAGGTTTAAAACCTTTATACTACTGGGGAAATAAAGATTTTCATGTTTTAGCTTCAGAAAAAAAAGCTTTATGGCAAATAGGCGTAAAGAAACCTAAAGTTTTTCCTCCAGGAGTTATAGCTGAATTTAAAAATGGAAAGCTTTTTTTTAAAAAGTTTAAAAAGCTTGTTTACCCTAAAGTTGAATTTAACTCAAGCGATAAAGCTGCTGAAAAAATATCCAATCTCCTTTTAGCTTCAATTAAGAAAAGAAGTTTAGATTTAAAAGAGGCGGCTGTAGCTTTTTCAGGCGGAATAGACAGCAGCTTAATAGCTTATATTTTAAATAAATTAGGCGTTAAAGTTGAATTGTTTACTGTTGGAATTAAAGAAAGATTTGATTGCACAATTGTTAAGAAAGCAGCTGAAGAATTAAATTTACCTTTAGAGATACAGTTGTTCACAATAGATGAATTAAAGAAAATTGTGAAGAAAGTTCTTTGGATTATAGAGGAACCTAATTTAATGAAGCTTGATGTAGGTATTCCAGTTTTTTGGGTTTCAAACTTAGCTTCTCAAAAAGGTTTTAAAAAAATTTTCTTTGGGCAAGGAGCAGATGAGTTATTCGGTGGTTATAGAAAGTTTGCTACTATATTAATTGAAGAAGGGAGTGCAGCATGCTTTAAAGCTTTATTTCAAAGCGTTGCTAAAGCTTATAAAGAAAATTATGAGAGAGATGAAAAAATTGCAGCTTATAATAAAATTGCGTTAAGGCTTCCATATACAGATTGGAATTTAATCAACTACGCCGTTAAGCTGCCTATAGAATTGAAAATAAAGAATGAAGATTTAAGAAAAATAGTTTTAAGAGAAGCTGCTAAGCTTTTAGGTTTACCAAAAAACTTGATTGAAGCTAAAAAGAAAGCAATTCAATATGAAACAGGAGTGCATAAAAGTTTAATTAAAATTTTAAAACCAAACTTAAAAAATCGCTTAAACCAGTTATTTAACGATTTATTAAAGCATTACCCTCTTTAA
- a CDS encoding DEAD/DEAH box helicase — MNVTELNIPKPVKELLLKEGYIELYPPQEDAVKAGVLKGKNIVLASPTASGKTLIAEICILNNLFNNGGKALYLTPLKALTNEKYEDLKKYDGLIKLDGNKIKVAISTGDYDSSDPWLSKYDIILTTNEKADSLLRHKAQWMKAVSTVVVDEIHFLTDPSRGPTLEVLLTRLMQINPKMQVLALSATIKNVDEIAEWINAVPVTTDWRPVPLREGIYLNGEIKFKDGSIKLVKEYFKDPVIDVALNSIKEGGQALIFTENRRNAVKLAMKAGLALRKLNFKKPSKTLEEVASQILSIGEKTSLSEALAEAIKKGCGFHHAGLEAAHRKIVEDAFKSGKIKILTATPTLAAGVNLPARTVIISSYERYELGYGRYPISVLEYKQFCGRAGRPKYDNFGEAVLIAKTEDEANYLMKSYITAEPEKLYSKLAIEKVLRPHVLAVIASGFAYSKKGLMKFFSKTFFAKQYESKAIKTKLNKILFFLIKEDLINLKAEDLIEATPFGKRVSELYIDPLSAVIIRNGLFNSAKEVTELSFLHLISSTPDITPKLYPRRKEIEELNSFALTHINEFMIEVPEYSYDEEFLAEVKCAKVLLDWINEASEEAILKAYNFEPGDLFRLVEAANWLLYAAYELAKLFNLKTFLNQLNQLSIRVKYGIKQELIQLASLEGVGRIRARMLFNSGFKTIEDLKKASIMDLIKVPSIGLKLSKKIKEQVGGKITAEELKLIKEEKESRQELLI; from the coding sequence ATGAATGTAACCGAGCTTAATATTCCAAAACCTGTTAAAGAGCTTCTTTTAAAAGAAGGTTATATTGAGCTTTATCCACCGCAAGAAGACGCTGTTAAAGCAGGAGTACTTAAAGGAAAGAATATTGTTTTAGCAAGCCCAACAGCCAGCGGGAAAACTTTAATAGCTGAGATTTGCATTTTAAACAATCTCTTTAATAATGGGGGAAAAGCTCTTTACTTAACGCCTTTAAAAGCTTTAACAAACGAAAAATATGAAGACCTCAAAAAATACGATGGGTTAATAAAGCTTGATGGAAACAAAATTAAGGTTGCAATTTCAACAGGAGACTACGATAGCTCAGATCCATGGTTAAGCAAATATGATATAATATTAACTACAAATGAGAAAGCTGACAGCCTTTTAAGACATAAAGCTCAATGGATGAAGGCTGTTTCTACGGTTGTGGTTGATGAAATTCATTTTTTAACGGATCCTTCTAGAGGGCCAACATTAGAAGTTCTTCTTACAAGGTTAATGCAAATTAACCCTAAAATGCAGGTTTTAGCTTTAAGCGCAACAATAAAAAATGTTGATGAAATAGCTGAATGGATTAATGCTGTTCCAGTAACAACGGATTGGCGTCCAGTTCCGTTAAGGGAAGGTATATATTTAAATGGTGAGATAAAATTTAAAGATGGTTCTATAAAGCTTGTTAAAGAGTATTTTAAAGATCCAGTTATAGATGTGGCTTTAAATTCTATAAAAGAAGGGGGGCAAGCATTAATTTTCACTGAAAATAGGAGAAACGCTGTTAAATTAGCTATGAAAGCTGGATTAGCCTTAAGAAAGCTAAATTTTAAAAAGCCTTCTAAAACGCTTGAGGAAGTGGCTTCTCAAATTCTTTCTATTGGAGAGAAAACAAGCTTAAGCGAAGCTTTAGCTGAAGCAATTAAAAAGGGATGCGGCTTTCACCATGCTGGTTTAGAAGCGGCTCATAGAAAAATTGTTGAAGACGCTTTTAAATCTGGAAAAATAAAGATTTTAACAGCTACACCAACCTTAGCTGCAGGCGTTAATCTTCCAGCCAGAACAGTTATAATAAGCAGTTATGAAAGATATGAGCTTGGTTATGGCAGATACCCTATTTCAGTTTTAGAGTATAAACAATTCTGTGGTAGAGCTGGAAGACCTAAATATGATAATTTTGGAGAAGCGGTTTTAATAGCTAAAACTGAAGATGAAGCAAATTATTTAATGAAAAGTTATATTACAGCTGAGCCTGAAAAACTTTATTCTAAGCTAGCTATAGAAAAAGTTCTTAGACCTCATGTTTTAGCTGTAATAGCTTCAGGATTCGCTTACAGCAAGAAAGGTTTAATGAAGTTTTTTTCAAAAACATTTTTCGCTAAACAATATGAAAGCAAAGCTATAAAAACAAAGCTAAATAAAATTTTATTTTTTTTAATTAAAGAAGATTTAATTAACTTGAAGGCTGAAGATTTAATTGAAGCCACTCCCTTTGGAAAAAGAGTTTCAGAGCTTTATATAGATCCTTTATCAGCTGTAATAATTCGAAATGGTTTATTTAATTCAGCTAAAGAAGTTACCGAGTTAAGCTTTCTTCATTTAATTTCCAGCACACCGGATATAACGCCTAAGCTTTACCCAAGGCGTAAAGAGATTGAGGAGCTTAACTCTTTTGCTTTAACTCATATAAACGAGTTTATGATTGAAGTTCCAGAATATAGTTATGACGAAGAGTTTCTAGCTGAAGTAAAATGCGCTAAAGTATTATTAGATTGGATAAATGAAGCTTCTGAAGAAGCTATTTTAAAAGCTTATAATTTTGAGCCTGGAGATTTATTTAGGTTAGTTGAAGCTGCAAATTGGCTTCTTTACGCTGCTTACGAGTTAGCTAAACTATTTAACCTTAAAACCTTTTTAAATCAATTAAATCAATTATCGATTAGAGTTAAATATGGAATTAAGCAAGAGTTAATTCAATTAGCCAGCTTAGAAGGCGTAGGAAGAATTAGAGCAAGAATGCTTTTTAACTCAGGTTTTAAAACAATAGAGGATTTAAAGAAGGCTTCAATAATGGATTTAATAAAAGTTCCATCAATAGGTTTAAAGCTTTCTAAAAAAATTAAAGAACAAGTTGGCGGAAAAATAACAGCTGAAGAATTAAAGCTTATTAAAGAAGAAAAAGAAAGCAGGCAAGAACTATTAATTTAA
- a CDS encoding radical SAM protein encodes MKIIEVECSSGLVLSKLPGLNYCLNPYIGCEHGCKYCYVPSMLRDEEVALNWGQIIKPKINLLEVLTKEVKKRRKGTVGISTSTDPYQPLEKKYNLTRRSLEVLKNEGFPISIQTKSSLILRDLDVIYSNLFDVGVTITTLNQELAEKLEPKSSKPDERAQILEECSSKKIQTWLFYGPIIPEVNDDYETIIKIVKLAEKTKSKIIYDKLNLKKLVLKSLKPFLEQWNPTLVEKLPALIKSQLRWSKIFAKIESLCFEFNVQVEPAFPEKIKLTHYFR; translated from the coding sequence TTGAAAATAATTGAAGTTGAATGTTCATCAGGTTTAGTTTTAAGCAAGCTTCCAGGGTTAAATTATTGTTTAAATCCCTATATTGGTTGTGAACATGGATGTAAATATTGTTACGTTCCATCAATGTTAAGAGATGAAGAAGTAGCTTTAAACTGGGGGCAAATAATTAAACCAAAAATAAATCTGCTTGAAGTTTTAACTAAAGAGGTTAAAAAAAGAAGAAAAGGAACAGTGGGCATAAGCACTTCAACAGACCCATATCAACCTCTAGAAAAAAAATATAACTTAACTCGAAGAAGTTTAGAAGTCCTTAAAAATGAAGGTTTCCCTATTTCTATTCAAACTAAATCAAGTTTAATTCTTCGCGATTTAGATGTAATTTATTCAAATTTATTTGATGTAGGGGTAACAATAACAACTTTAAACCAAGAGTTAGCTGAAAAACTTGAACCTAAATCTTCAAAACCTGATGAAAGAGCTCAAATTCTTGAGGAGTGCTCTTCAAAAAAAATTCAAACATGGCTTTTTTATGGTCCAATAATACCTGAAGTTAATGATGATTATGAAACAATTATAAAAATAGTTAAGTTAGCTGAAAAAACAAAAAGTAAAATAATTTATGATAAGTTAAACCTTAAAAAACTGGTTTTAAAATCTTTAAAACCTTTTCTTGAACAGTGGAATCCAACGCTTGTTGAGAAGCTTCCAGCTTTAATTAAATCACAATTAAGGTGGAGTAAAATATTTGCTAAAATTGAATCTTTATGCTTTGAATTTAATGTTCAAGTTGAACCTGCCTTTCCTGAAAAAATTAAGTTAACACATTACTTCCGTTAA
- a CDS encoding DUF47 family protein, which yields MKEEKFYELFDKHNDSVFEALKALCASIEEACKGNLEKASLKAQKVIELEHIDDSLMEELKEELFKGALLKYSIEDYFMLIEAVEKILDRGEIVARHILLLENLPPPREIVDLGLKLSKTLFEASQIFNEALKVFSENFNEAVKKARKVRELRDNIINDEFNLIKLLLNVNADYKTVMVYKDVFSILARTSETITNAASVLQTIIAKYSI from the coding sequence ATGAAAGAAGAAAAGTTTTATGAGCTTTTTGATAAGCATAATGATAGCGTTTTTGAAGCTTTAAAAGCTTTATGCGCTTCTATTGAAGAAGCATGCAAAGGAAATTTAGAGAAAGCTTCTTTAAAAGCTCAAAAAGTTATAGAGCTTGAACATATAGATGACTCTTTAATGGAGGAGTTAAAAGAGGAGTTGTTTAAAGGCGCTTTACTAAAATACTCTATTGAAGATTACTTTATGTTAATTGAAGCTGTTGAAAAAATTTTAGATAGAGGCGAAATTGTAGCTAGGCATATTCTTCTGCTTGAAAATCTTCCTCCACCAAGAGAAATCGTTGATTTAGGCTTAAAATTAAGCAAAACATTGTTTGAAGCTTCGCAAATATTTAATGAAGCTTTAAAAGTTTTTTCAGAAAATTTTAATGAAGCTGTAAAAAAAGCTAGAAAAGTTAGAGAGTTAAGAGATAACATAATAAACGATGAATTTAATTTAATTAAACTACTATTAAACGTAAATGCTGATTACAAAACAGTTATGGTTTATAAAGATGTTTTCTCTATTTTAGCTAGAACTTCAGAAACAATAACGAATGCTGCTAGCGTTCTTCAAACAATAATCGCGAAATACAGCATTTAA